In Pectobacterium aroidearum, the following are encoded in one genomic region:
- the hflC gene encoding protease modulator HflC: MRKPLLFILILVLMVVYASLFVVQEGQRGIVMRFGKVLRDDENKPLIYAPGLQFKIPFIDSVKMLDARIQTMENQADRFITKEQKDLIVDSYLKWRISDFSRYYLATGGGDISQAEVLLKRKFSDRLRSEIGRLDVKGIVTDSRGQLMSDVREALNTGTGETTEADNAIASAAARVEKETTGNEPHINPNSMAALGIEVIDVRIKQINLPTEVSDAIYQRMRAEREAVARRHRSQGQEEAEKLKAAADYEVTRTLAEAERQGRITRGEGDAEAAKLFANAFSEDPDFYAFVRSLRAYESSFSNNQDVMVLSPDSDFFRYMKSPDSSMAPRR, encoded by the coding sequence ATGCGTAAGCCCTTACTATTTATCCTGATCCTGGTACTGATGGTGGTCTATGCGTCACTGTTTGTGGTGCAGGAAGGCCAGCGCGGCATTGTGATGCGCTTTGGCAAAGTATTGCGTGATGACGAGAATAAGCCGCTGATTTATGCGCCGGGATTGCAGTTCAAGATTCCGTTTATCGACTCAGTGAAAATGCTGGACGCGCGTATCCAGACGATGGAAAACCAGGCTGACCGCTTTATCACTAAAGAGCAGAAAGACCTGATCGTCGATTCTTACCTTAAATGGCGTATCAGCGATTTCAGCCGCTACTATCTGGCAACGGGCGGTGGCGACATTTCTCAGGCTGAAGTGCTGTTGAAACGTAAATTCAGTGACCGTCTGCGTTCTGAGATTGGTCGTCTGGATGTGAAAGGTATTGTTACCGACTCACGTGGACAACTGATGTCTGACGTGCGTGAAGCGCTGAATACCGGTACGGGTGAAACCACCGAAGCCGATAATGCGATCGCTTCTGCTGCTGCGCGCGTTGAGAAAGAAACGACGGGCAACGAACCTCACATCAACCCTAACAGCATGGCTGCGCTGGGTATTGAGGTTATCGATGTGCGAATTAAGCAAATCAACCTGCCAACAGAAGTGTCTGACGCGATTTACCAGCGTATGCGTGCAGAGCGTGAAGCGGTAGCGCGTCGCCACCGTTCACAAGGTCAGGAAGAAGCTGAAAAGCTGAAAGCGGCGGCAGACTATGAAGTCACTCGTACGCTGGCTGAAGCTGAACGTCAAGGACGTATCACCCGTGGTGAAGGGGATGCCGAAGCGGCGAAACTGTTTGCGAACGCATTCAGTGAAGATCCTGACTTCTACGCTTTTGTTCGTAGCCTGCGCGCGTATGAAAGCAGCTTCAGTAATAATCAGGATGTGATGGTTCTCAGCCCGGATAGCGACTTCTTCCGCTACATGAAGTCACCGGATAGCAGCATGGCACCACGCCGCTGA
- a CDS encoding DUF2065 domain-containing protein, with protein sequence MNSTIWLALGLVLVLEGLGPLLFPRLWRRMILGIAQLPDNVLRRFGGGIVVAGCVIYYMLRSRMGS encoded by the coding sequence ATGAATTCAACGATTTGGCTGGCACTTGGGCTGGTTTTGGTGCTCGAAGGATTGGGGCCGCTGCTGTTTCCTCGTCTCTGGCGGCGCATGATTTTGGGTATAGCGCAGTTGCCGGATAATGTTTTACGCCGTTTTGGCGGCGGAATAGTTGTTGCTGGGTGCGTGATCTACTACATGTTGCGTAGCCGGATGGGGAGCTAA
- a CDS encoding adenylosuccinate synthase, which produces MGKNVVVLGTQWGDEGKGKVVDLLTERAKYVVRYQGGHNAGHTLVINGEKTVLHLIPSGILRENVVSIIGNGVVLAPDALMKEMTELEARGVPVRERLLLSEACPLILPYHVALDNAREKARGAKAIGTTGRGIGPAYEDKVARRGLRVGDLFDKETFAVKLKEIVEYHNFQLVNYYKADAVDYQKVLDDVLAIADILTAMVVDVSDLLYKAHLRGDFVMFEGAQGTLLDIDHGTYPYVTSSNTTAGGVATGSGLGPRYVDYVLGIVKAYSTRVGAGPFPTELFEEVGEHLSQKGNEFGATTGRRRRTGWLDAVAVRRAVQINSLSGFCLTKLDVLDGLKEIKICVGYRLPNGTEVDTTPLAAEGWEGLEPIYETMPGWSESTFGVKDHSKLPQAALNYIKRIEEVTGVPIDIISTGPDRSETMVLRDPFDA; this is translated from the coding sequence ATGGGTAAGAACGTCGTCGTACTGGGCACCCAATGGGGTGACGAAGGTAAAGGCAAGGTCGTTGACCTGCTGACTGAACGGGCTAAATATGTTGTGCGCTATCAGGGTGGTCACAACGCTGGCCATACGCTGGTAATCAACGGTGAAAAAACCGTCCTTCATTTAATTCCTTCTGGCATTCTGCGTGAAAATGTTGTCAGCATCATCGGTAACGGTGTTGTGCTGGCGCCTGACGCATTGATGAAAGAAATGACGGAGCTTGAAGCGCGTGGCGTCCCGGTACGCGAACGCCTGCTGCTTTCTGAAGCCTGTCCGTTAATCCTGCCTTATCACGTTGCGTTGGATAACGCCCGTGAGAAAGCGCGTGGTGCGAAAGCAATTGGTACGACAGGACGCGGTATCGGTCCGGCGTATGAAGATAAAGTTGCTCGCCGTGGTCTGCGCGTTGGCGATCTGTTTGATAAAGAAACCTTTGCCGTCAAACTGAAAGAAATCGTCGAGTACCATAACTTCCAACTGGTTAACTACTACAAAGCCGATGCTGTCGACTACCAGAAAGTACTGGATGATGTGCTGGCGATTGCCGACATCCTGACAGCGATGGTCGTTGATGTTTCCGATCTACTGTACAAAGCGCACCTGCGTGGCGATTTCGTCATGTTTGAAGGCGCGCAGGGTACGCTGCTGGATATCGACCACGGTACTTATCCGTACGTGACCTCCTCAAATACCACTGCGGGCGGCGTTGCTACTGGTTCTGGTCTGGGTCCACGCTATGTAGACTATGTGCTGGGTATCGTTAAAGCTTACTCTACTCGTGTGGGTGCAGGCCCATTCCCGACTGAGCTGTTTGAAGAAGTCGGTGAGCATCTGTCTCAGAAAGGTAACGAGTTTGGCGCGACTACGGGCCGTCGTCGTCGTACTGGCTGGCTGGATGCGGTTGCTGTACGTCGTGCAGTGCAGATCAACTCGCTGTCAGGTTTCTGCCTGACCAAGCTGGATGTTCTGGATGGTCTGAAAGAAATTAAGATCTGTGTAGGCTACCGTCTGCCGAACGGCACCGAAGTGGATACGACTCCGCTGGCTGCCGAAGGTTGGGAAGGTCTTGAGCCGATTTACGAAACGATGCCGGGCTGGTCTGAAAGCACGTTTGGCGTGAAAGATCACAGCAAGCTGCCGCAGGCTGCGTTGAACTACATCAAACGTATCGAAGAAGTCACTGGTGTGCCGATTGATATTATTTCCACCGGTCCAGATCGCAGCGAAACGATGGTATTGCGCGATCCGTTCGATGCTTGA
- the mpl gene encoding UDP-N-acetylmuramate:L-alanyl-gamma-D-glutamyl-meso-diaminopimelate ligase, which yields MRIHILGICGTFMGGLALLARSLGHDVTGSDANVYPPMSTLLEEQGITLIQGYDPAQLTPAPDLVIIGNAMTRGNPCVEAVLEQGLPYVSGPQWLHDHVLRDRWVIAVAGTHGKTTTAGMVTWILEDCGYQPGFVIGGVPGNFTVSARLGDSPFMVLEADEYDCAFFDKRSKFVHYCPRTLVLNNLEFDHADIFDDLKAIQKQFHHLVRLVPGSGKIILPTNDLNLKQVMGMGCWSEQELVGEEGTWRAQKVSIDASQYQVYLNNELVGEVHWKLVGEHNMHNGLMAIAAAHHVGVLPADACRALGGFINARRRLELRGTEHGVTVYDDFAHHPTAILATLSALRSKVGGTARILAVLEPRSNTMKLGMCKNELAPSLGRADEVFLFQPAHIPWQVVEVAEACVQPAHWSADIDTLVENIVKTAQPGDHILVMSNGGFSNIHNKLLDGLKKKAQKMKDAQE from the coding sequence ATGCGTATTCATATTTTAGGTATCTGTGGCACCTTTATGGGTGGCCTTGCCCTGCTTGCTCGTTCACTGGGGCATGACGTCACGGGCTCAGATGCAAATGTTTATCCTCCCATGAGTACCTTACTTGAAGAGCAGGGAATCACGCTGATTCAGGGCTACGATCCAGCGCAGCTTACCCCCGCCCCTGATTTGGTCATCATCGGCAATGCGATGACGCGTGGAAACCCGTGCGTCGAAGCCGTACTGGAACAAGGATTACCTTATGTTTCCGGCCCACAGTGGCTGCATGATCATGTACTACGCGATCGCTGGGTGATTGCCGTTGCGGGTACTCATGGCAAAACCACCACGGCGGGGATGGTCACCTGGATTCTGGAAGATTGTGGCTATCAGCCCGGGTTTGTGATCGGTGGCGTTCCCGGCAACTTTACCGTTTCAGCACGGTTGGGTGACAGCCCATTCATGGTGCTCGAAGCCGATGAATACGATTGTGCGTTCTTCGACAAACGTTCCAAATTCGTACATTACTGCCCCAGAACACTGGTGCTCAACAACCTTGAGTTCGATCACGCCGACATCTTTGACGATCTGAAAGCCATTCAGAAACAGTTCCACCATCTTGTGCGACTAGTGCCCGGCAGCGGGAAGATCATTCTGCCAACCAACGACCTTAACCTCAAACAGGTGATGGGAATGGGATGCTGGAGCGAGCAGGAACTGGTTGGCGAAGAAGGCACATGGCGTGCACAGAAAGTGTCGATTGATGCCAGCCAGTATCAGGTTTACCTGAACAATGAACTCGTCGGTGAAGTTCATTGGAAGCTGGTGGGCGAACACAATATGCACAACGGGTTGATGGCCATTGCCGCTGCACATCATGTCGGCGTACTGCCCGCAGATGCCTGCCGCGCGCTGGGAGGATTTATCAACGCACGTCGTCGCCTTGAATTACGCGGTACGGAACATGGCGTCACGGTGTATGACGATTTTGCACATCACCCGACTGCGATTCTGGCGACGCTGTCAGCACTACGCAGCAAGGTTGGCGGCACGGCGCGTATTTTGGCCGTACTTGAACCTCGTTCAAACACCATGAAATTGGGAATGTGCAAAAATGAGCTGGCACCGTCATTAGGCCGCGCCGATGAAGTTTTCCTCTTCCAGCCAGCCCATATTCCGTGGCAGGTCGTCGAAGTCGCGGAAGCCTGCGTACAGCCTGCTCATTGGAGCGCGGATATCGATACGCTGGTAGAAAACATCGTCAAGACCGCACAACCAGGCGACCATATTCTTGTAATGAGCAACGGCGGATTTAGCAACATCCACAACAAGCTGTTAGATGGTCTGAAGAAAAAAGCGCAGAAGATGAAAGACGCTCAGGAATAA
- the fbp gene encoding class 1 fructose-bisphosphatase, with protein MKTLGEFIVEKQHDFSHATGELTALLSAIKLGAKIIHRDINKAGLVDILGASGISNVQGEVQMKLDLYANEKLKAALKARGEVAGIASEEEDEIVIFEGDKAENAKYVVLMDPLDGSSNIDVNVSVGTIFSIYRRITPLGTSVTEADFLQPGSQQVAAGYIVYGSSTMLVYTTGHGVHAFTYDPSLGVFCLSHEKVCFPEKGNMYSINEGNYIKFPVGVKKYIKYCQEQDEETQRPYTSRYIGSLVADFHRNLLKGGIYLYPSTASYPKGKLRLLYECNPMAFLAEQAGGKASDGKNRILDITPEKLHQRSPFFVGTESMVDDVERFIREFPDA; from the coding sequence ATGAAAACGTTAGGCGAATTTATCGTCGAAAAACAGCACGATTTCTCTCACGCCACAGGTGAGCTTACCGCGCTGCTGTCTGCTATTAAACTGGGTGCCAAGATTATTCACCGTGATATCAATAAAGCGGGTCTGGTTGATATTCTGGGTGCCAGCGGCATTTCTAATGTCCAGGGCGAAGTACAGATGAAGCTCGATCTGTATGCCAATGAGAAACTGAAAGCGGCATTAAAAGCACGTGGTGAAGTGGCAGGTATCGCCTCCGAAGAAGAAGACGAAATTGTTATCTTTGAAGGTGATAAGGCGGAAAATGCCAAGTATGTGGTTCTGATGGACCCGCTGGACGGCTCGTCGAATATTGATGTGAACGTCTCTGTCGGTACGATTTTCTCTATTTATCGCCGTATTACGCCGCTGGGAACCTCCGTCACGGAAGCGGACTTCTTGCAGCCGGGTAGCCAGCAGGTTGCTGCGGGTTACATCGTTTACGGTTCTTCAACCATGCTGGTGTACACCACGGGTCACGGCGTTCACGCTTTTACCTACGATCCGTCACTCGGCGTATTCTGTCTCTCGCATGAAAAAGTTTGCTTCCCGGAAAAAGGGAATATGTATTCCATCAACGAAGGGAACTACATCAAGTTTCCTGTCGGCGTGAAGAAATACATCAAATACTGTCAGGAGCAGGATGAAGAGACGCAGCGTCCTTATACGTCGCGTTATATCGGCTCACTGGTCGCAGATTTCCACCGTAACCTGCTGAAAGGCGGAATCTACCTGTATCCGAGCACGGCGAGCTATCCGAAAGGCAAACTACGTTTGCTGTACGAATGCAACCCGATGGCGTTTCTGGCGGAGCAGGCAGGCGGTAAAGCTAGCGACGGTAAGAACCGTATTCTGGATATCACGCCAGAGAAACTGCATCAGCGCTCACCGTTCTTTGTGGGAACGGAATCCATGGTTGATGACGTAGAACGTTTCATCCGTGAATTTCCCGATGCCTAA
- the ruvX gene encoding Holliday junction resolvase RuvX, with amino-acid sequence MKSRTILAFDFGTKSIGVAIGQEITGTARPLTSFKAQEGIPDWQKVEKLLSEWQPDLVVVGLPLNMDGTEQPLTARARKFANRLHGRFGVAIALHDERLSTVEARADLFERGGFKALDKGSVDAASAVIILESWFEAQH; translated from the coding sequence ATGAAGAGCAGAACCATTCTTGCCTTTGATTTTGGGACAAAAAGTATCGGTGTCGCCATCGGTCAGGAGATTACCGGTACAGCGCGCCCGCTAACATCGTTCAAAGCGCAGGAAGGGATCCCAGACTGGCAAAAAGTGGAGAAGCTGTTGTCGGAATGGCAGCCCGATCTGGTCGTCGTCGGTCTACCACTCAACATGGATGGCACCGAGCAGCCGCTAACAGCACGGGCGAGGAAGTTTGCTAACCGACTGCATGGCCGTTTTGGCGTCGCGATTGCGCTACACGATGAACGGTTGAGTACGGTGGAAGCACGTGCCGATCTCTTCGAACGCGGCGGCTTTAAAGCGCTGGATAAAGGGAGCGTAGATGCGGCTTCTGCGGTGATTATTCTGGAAAGCTGGTTCGAGGCACAACACTAA
- a CDS encoding YqgE/AlgH family protein: MNLQHHFLIAMPALQDSVFKRSVVYICEHNEDGAMGLIINKPMDQFSVENVLKKLKIDPTPRDPAIRLDKPVFMGGPLADDRGFILHTPCPGFGSSISISEDTMITTSKDVLETLGTPSQPENTLVALGYSAWENGQLEEELLENAWLTTPADKDILFHTPIAERWRAAARKLGIDIHNISTEAGHA; this comes from the coding sequence ATGAATTTACAGCATCACTTCCTCATTGCTATGCCAGCACTACAGGACTCTGTATTTAAACGTTCGGTGGTCTATATCTGCGAACATAATGAAGACGGAGCCATGGGGCTGATCATCAACAAACCGATGGATCAGTTTTCTGTGGAAAATGTGCTGAAAAAGCTAAAAATAGATCCGACACCACGCGATCCTGCCATTCGATTGGATAAACCCGTCTTCATGGGCGGCCCACTGGCGGACGACCGTGGCTTTATCCTACATACGCCCTGCCCTGGCTTTGGTTCCAGCATCAGCATCTCTGAAGACACGATGATCACCACGTCAAAAGACGTGCTGGAAACGTTAGGCACGCCGAGTCAGCCGGAAAATACGCTGGTCGCCTTAGGCTATTCCGCCTGGGAGAACGGTCAGTTGGAAGAAGAACTGTTAGAAAATGCCTGGCTGACAACGCCAGCCGATAAAGACATTCTGTTCCACACGCCGATTGCGGAACGCTGGCGAGCGGCGGCAAGAAAGTTGGGTATCGATATTCATAATATCTCGACCGAAGCGGGACATGCCTGA
- the gshB gene encoding glutathione synthase, protein MIKLGIVMDPIDTINIKKDTSFAMLLEAQRRGWELHYMEMNDLYMHAGVARATTRRLSVQYDYDGWYDFSGEQDIALEELDVVLMRKDPPFDTEFIYATYILERAEEKGTLIVNKPQSLRDCNEKLFTAWFPHLTPDTLVTRRADKLRQFHEKHGDVILKPLDGMGGASIFRLKQDDANVSVIIETLTEHATRYCMAQNYLPAIKDGDKRVLVVDGEPVPYCLARIPKSGETRGNLAAGGRGEARPLTESDWKIARDVAPTLKAKGLIFVGLDIIGDRLTEINVTSPTCVREIEAAYPDVSITGMLMDAIEKRLAARTR, encoded by the coding sequence ATGATCAAACTCGGTATCGTGATGGACCCGATTGACACCATCAATATCAAGAAAGACACCAGCTTTGCCATGTTGCTGGAAGCACAGCGCCGTGGTTGGGAACTGCATTATATGGAGATGAACGATCTCTATATGCACGCGGGCGTTGCCCGTGCCACAACGCGTCGCCTGAGCGTCCAGTATGATTACGATGGCTGGTACGATTTCTCCGGCGAGCAGGATATTGCGCTGGAAGAGTTGGACGTGGTGCTGATGCGTAAAGATCCGCCGTTCGATACGGAGTTCATCTACGCCACCTATATTCTGGAACGTGCAGAAGAGAAAGGCACACTGATCGTCAACAAACCGCAAAGCCTGCGTGATTGCAACGAGAAGCTGTTCACCGCCTGGTTCCCGCATCTGACCCCCGACACGCTCGTCACACGCCGTGCGGATAAACTGCGTCAATTCCATGAAAAACATGGCGATGTCATTCTCAAGCCGCTGGACGGCATGGGTGGCGCGTCTATCTTCCGTTTGAAGCAGGATGACGCCAACGTCTCGGTCATCATCGAAACGCTGACCGAACACGCTACCCGCTACTGCATGGCGCAAAACTACCTGCCTGCGATTAAAGACGGCGACAAGCGTGTGCTGGTGGTCGATGGCGAACCCGTTCCCTACTGCCTGGCGCGTATCCCGAAAAGCGGTGAGACACGCGGTAACCTGGCAGCCGGTGGTCGTGGTGAAGCCCGTCCGCTGACCGAAAGCGACTGGAAAATCGCCCGCGACGTCGCTCCAACGTTAAAAGCTAAAGGTCTGATTTTCGTCGGTCTGGACATCATCGGCGACCGTCTGACAGAAATTAACGTCACCAGCCCGACCTGCGTGCGTGAAATCGAAGCGGCCTACCCGGATGTGTCCATCACCGGCATGCTGATGGACGCGATTGAAAAACGTCTGGCTGCACGTACCCGCTAA
- the rsmE gene encoding 16S rRNA (uracil(1498)-N(3))-methyltransferase, whose product MRVPRIFHPETLPLNGGEVELSDDAANHVGRVLRMNTGQALQLFDGSNHVFDAEIIAAGKKSVRVHFTAGKLENKESPLHLHLGQVMSRGEKMEFTIQKSIELGVNMITPLLSERCGVKLDAERMEKKINQWQKIAIAACEQSGRNCVPLVRPAMTLEAWCAEQDNALKLNLHPRATQSINTLPLPVDRVRLLIGPEGGLTASEITMTSEHGFTDILLGPRVLRTETTALTAMTALQVRFGDLG is encoded by the coding sequence ATGCGAGTACCACGCATTTTTCATCCCGAGACGCTCCCCCTTAACGGCGGTGAAGTCGAACTGAGCGACGATGCCGCCAACCATGTTGGTCGCGTGTTACGCATGAATACGGGCCAGGCATTGCAGTTGTTTGATGGCAGCAATCATGTCTTTGATGCGGAAATCATCGCGGCAGGCAAAAAGAGTGTGCGCGTTCACTTCACAGCAGGTAAGTTGGAAAATAAAGAATCGCCCCTACATTTACATCTGGGACAGGTGATGTCGCGCGGCGAAAAGATGGAGTTTACTATCCAGAAATCCATCGAGCTGGGCGTCAATATGATTACCCCGCTGCTTTCTGAACGCTGTGGCGTAAAACTGGATGCCGAGCGTATGGAGAAAAAAATTAACCAGTGGCAGAAAATCGCGATTGCCGCCTGTGAACAGTCAGGCCGCAACTGTGTGCCGCTGGTGCGGCCAGCGATGACGCTGGAAGCCTGGTGTGCGGAACAAGATAATGCATTGAAATTAAATCTGCACCCGCGCGCCACACAGAGTATTAATACGCTGCCGCTGCCAGTCGATCGGGTCAGGCTGCTAATCGGCCCGGAAGGCGGACTTACCGCCAGTGAAATTACCATGACCTCAGAACACGGATTCACTGATATCCTGTTGGGGCCACGCGTTTTGCGCACAGAAACCACTGCACTCACCGCCATGACCGCCTTACAGGTACGTTTCGGCGATTTGGGGTAA
- the endA gene encoding deoxyribonuclease I: protein MLRKILAISAVSAGLFSAAALGQNINNFSQAKAAAVDINRDAPGSFYCGCKITWQGKKGTPDLESCGYQVRKNEQRASRIEWEHVVPAWQFGHQRQCWQDGGRKNCSSDPVYREMETDLHNLQPAIGEVNGDRGNAMYGQWNGGTSQYGQCEMKVDFKNNLAEPPARARGQIARTYFYMRDRYQLRLSNQQTQLFEAWDKQYPVTQWECTRNQRIAAKQGNPNPYVQQACQR from the coding sequence ATGCTACGCAAAATTCTCGCTATCTCCGCCGTTAGCGCGGGTCTGTTTTCGGCTGCCGCGTTAGGTCAGAACATCAATAATTTTTCGCAGGCAAAAGCCGCCGCTGTCGACATTAACCGGGATGCGCCGGGTTCGTTCTACTGCGGCTGCAAGATTACGTGGCAAGGCAAGAAAGGCACGCCCGATCTTGAATCTTGCGGCTATCAGGTCAGAAAAAATGAACAGCGTGCCAGCCGTATCGAGTGGGAGCATGTTGTGCCCGCCTGGCAGTTCGGCCATCAGCGCCAGTGTTGGCAGGATGGCGGCAGAAAGAATTGTAGCAGCGACCCCGTCTACCGTGAGATGGAAACCGACTTACATAACCTGCAACCCGCTATCGGCGAGGTCAACGGCGATCGCGGTAATGCCATGTATGGACAGTGGAACGGTGGCACATCCCAATACGGGCAATGCGAGATGAAGGTCGATTTCAAAAATAATCTGGCAGAACCGCCTGCCCGCGCCCGTGGCCAGATCGCTCGTACCTATTTCTACATGCGTGACCGCTATCAGTTACGCCTGTCCAATCAACAAACCCAGTTGTTCGAAGCCTGGGATAAGCAGTATCCGGTCACGCAGTGGGAATGTACCCGCAATCAACGCATCGCCGCAAAACAGGGAAACCCGAATCCCTACGTTCAACAAGCTTGCCAGCGCTAG
- a CDS encoding SprT family zinc-dependent metalloprotease, with translation MNTPRIPIASHQAVMRCLRDKLQQANLTLQTDYTEPTVSYQQRGATAGTAWLQHWEIRLNPVLLQENQQAFIDEVVPHELAHLLVYARFGRVAPHGKEWRWMMESVLRVPAKRTHRFAVQSVQGKTFTYLCDCQRHELTIRRHNRVLRGETEYRCRRCGKTLRHDVKSSI, from the coding sequence ATGAACACTCCCCGAATTCCCATTGCCAGCCATCAGGCTGTGATGCGCTGCCTGCGTGATAAATTGCAACAGGCCAATCTCACCTTGCAGACGGACTACACCGAACCCACGGTAAGTTACCAGCAGCGCGGCGCTACGGCAGGCACGGCCTGGCTGCAACACTGGGAAATTCGACTGAATCCCGTGTTGCTACAGGAAAATCAGCAGGCTTTTATCGATGAGGTGGTACCTCATGAGCTGGCTCATCTGCTGGTTTACGCGCGTTTTGGCCGCGTCGCGCCGCATGGCAAAGAGTGGCGTTGGATGATGGAAAGCGTCCTGCGTGTTCCGGCAAAACGCACGCATCGGTTTGCAGTGCAATCCGTGCAGGGGAAAACCTTCACTTATCTGTGTGATTGCCAACGGCATGAACTGACGATCCGCCGGCACAATCGAGTTCTGCGCGGCGAAACAGAATATCGCTGCCGTCGTTGCGGAAAAACCTTACGTCATGATGTAAAAAGTTCTATTTAA
- the metK gene encoding methionine adenosyltransferase, whose product MAKHLFTSESVSEGHPDKIADQISDAVLDAILEQDPKARVACETYVKTGMVLVGGEITTSAWVDIEEITRRTVRDIGYVNSEMGFDANSCAVLSAIGKQSPDINQGVDRRDPLEQGAGDQGLMFGYATNETDVLMPAPVTYAHRLVQRQSEVRKSGSLPWLRPDAKSQVTFLYDDGKIAGIDAVVLSTQHSEEISQKDLHEAVMEEIIKPVLPAEWLSANTKYFINPTGRFVIGGPMGDCGLTGRKIIVDTYGGAARHGGGAFSGKDPSKVDRSAAYAARYVAKNIVAAGLADRCEIQVSYAIGVAEPTSIMIETFGTEKVSTEQLTLLVREFFDLRPYGLIQMLDLLHPIYQETAAYGHFGREHFPWEKTDKAAQLREAAGL is encoded by the coding sequence ATGGCTAAACACCTTTTTACGTCCGAGTCAGTCTCTGAAGGACATCCTGATAAAATTGCTGACCAGATTTCTGATGCGGTTCTCGACGCCATTCTGGAGCAAGACCCAAAAGCGCGTGTCGCTTGTGAGACTTATGTAAAGACCGGAATGGTGTTAGTCGGTGGCGAAATCACCACCAGCGCCTGGGTCGATATTGAAGAAATTACCCGTCGTACCGTGCGTGATATCGGTTATGTCAATTCTGAAATGGGCTTTGATGCCAACTCTTGTGCCGTATTGAGCGCAATTGGCAAGCAATCTCCTGACATCAATCAAGGCGTTGACCGCCGCGACCCACTGGAACAAGGTGCTGGTGACCAGGGCCTGATGTTCGGCTACGCGACCAACGAAACCGACGTACTGATGCCAGCGCCTGTGACTTATGCACACCGTCTGGTTCAGCGCCAGTCAGAAGTCCGCAAGAGCGGTTCTCTGCCGTGGCTGCGCCCAGATGCGAAAAGCCAGGTTACGTTCCTGTACGACGATGGCAAGATTGCCGGTATTGATGCCGTGGTACTGTCTACCCAGCATTCAGAAGAGATCAGCCAGAAAGATCTGCATGAAGCGGTGATGGAAGAGATCATCAAACCGGTTCTGCCTGCTGAGTGGCTGTCTGCCAATACCAAATATTTCATCAACCCAACCGGACGCTTTGTTATCGGCGGCCCGATGGGTGACTGTGGTTTGACTGGTCGTAAAATCATCGTTGATACCTACGGTGGCGCAGCGCGTCACGGTGGCGGGGCGTTCTCCGGTAAGGATCCGTCTAAAGTAGACCGTTCTGCAGCTTATGCCGCACGCTATGTTGCCAAAAATATCGTCGCTGCGGGTCTGGCCGATCGCTGCGAGATTCAAGTGTCCTACGCTATCGGCGTGGCTGAGCCAACCTCTATCATGATCGAAACCTTCGGCACAGAGAAAGTGTCCACCGAGCAGTTGACGCTGCTGGTGCGCGAATTCTTCGATCTGCGTCCTTACGGTTTAATCCAGATGCTGGATCTGCTGCATCCGATTTATCAAGAAACGGCAGCTTATGGTCACTTTGGCCGTGAACATTTCCCATGGGAAAAAACGGACAAAGCCGCACAGCTGCGTGAAGCTGCAGGTCTGTAA